The DNA sequence AGGTTACCATTCCCTAGTCTTCCGGACAGTTTGCCATCTTCTGATATTTCATCATCAGTCGGCTTTTTCCAGAAGTTACCAAACTGCCTTGATTTGGCGGTGGCGACAGTCTCTTCCTCCATCAAATCCTGAGTCAAGTCTTGGACATCTATCTTGTCGGTCGTTGACACTTGCACACTTTGTATTATGTCCTGCCCGGATGAATGGTTCCTTATGTGCACGCTGCTCGTTTGCCGGCTAGTAAAGCTTTCTTCATCATCCACTGGACTCATCTGaagcaattgagaaaaatttgTTCACTTGAAGTCTGATCCGCATTACAGGGGATGCAAAACATAACATAATCACTACAAACATGATCTTCAATTCTACCTTCACGTCCGTGATATCCACATCAGTCTCTTtgagaaatgaaatgaattcATTGAAATTCTCCTGTGTTGGACGATAATGGCCACTATGAGGCCAAACTGCCTGTCAAGAGAAAAGTGGAAACGACCAATAAGAATACATAGCCTGTAAGATCAATCGAAAAGTGGAAATTCTCTAAGGTAATGCCACTTGAATTTCAATTCCCCCCATACCTTCAAGCTTCCATTTTCAACAACCAATCTCCCTGCAGCCGAAGTGGCGCCTCCAGCCAGGAAGCTGGAATGCTGGAATTCgcccttcttctttttaccgACATACAGTGTCTTAGATGTGCTGAGTACAAAAATCCACTTGGCGTCCGTGGTTTCACCAATTGTGTGGAGGAGGTCCTTGGTCTGCCTGTAAAGAAACTTTCCATCCTCAACCATAACTTCATATGCCTTCCTTTCGTTCTGTATCAAGAAAAGGTCttatgagagagagaatagCCAAAAAAAGTAACAGCACTGTCACGAAAAGGAGAGATGCCCCACCGGACCGAGATACTTGATGCACTGTTGCTGAAGTTTGGATCTTGGGCACTTATCAACGAGATTGACCTCTTTCCCTTCGCCTATGTCCAACCTGGAAATTTTAAGGTAGATAGTTCCCGTGAGTACAAATTGCTAAacttgaaaagcaaaaaagacaaGGCAGGAAAAACTGTCTTGTAGGCTTAATACCAGTAAAAGAAGGGTTCTCTACTTTGACAATCCAGCCAATTAACGTAGTAAAGGTGAAGGTTATGTCCATAACGATGACGTGGATCAATCTGTATTCCGCCCCAAGAAAGGATTGAAATCAGTGACACTGTGACAGACATGGGACTAGGAGAGAACAATAATTTCGCCTTGTGAAGGACTTACAGCTTCTAGCCAGTGTTGTAGTGCAAGTTTCTGACCCCTATTGTTCTTCAATAAGCCTTTGCCGACCTATGAAAGAAGGCGGGTTAGAATAGGAGCAACAACTTGTATAATTAGGAGGCCATGAATGAATCTACTGTGTATTTACCTTAGCAGCTTTAGTTCTTGCTCTTGACCAGCGGGAGATGGCGGTTTCGTTTTTCTCCAAGTCAAAAAAAGATATAGAGCTCCGCTTCAGTTCAGCAAAATCCAAGAGCTTCCACCTGCGATAAACGGAGAAAGGCATCAGTAAAGCTCAGATGCTTCTTGCGACAATTATCATgagctaaaaaaaatagagatacCAGCTCTGCTCAACAAGCACCGCACAATCTGCTAGCTTTCGTCTTGTCCGAAAGCTTTTATAAACTTTCTGCAGTTTCACGGCGGCCTCATGTTTTGGGCTGCTGGGATCATCAGGAGACAATTCTTGAGATGCCCACATGGAACTATTCAACTTTTGGGATTCCCTGACCATTTCTTTAGCATTTTCCATTGCGAAAGCTACATCCTTCTGTTCATTTGAGAGAGGAGCCTCAATTGAGATAACAGTTCGCGACTCCCTTCTTTTGAAACTAATTGATCCCTCAACTATCGTCTGTCCAGATCCCAGGGATTTCACGATGGTGGGTTCACAGTCCCGACCGTTGAAACTGATGGATCTCACTGGGGTCTTCACATGGTCTTTTCCAAAACTAATGGATTTCACAATGACAGATTCGAATTGATTCTCCAAGTCGCTGTAGTCCGAGAACGGACATGAGCAAGAGATtcccatttgaaaaaaaaaggagggattTCTAAGCAGCCTGCCTGATTCAGAAGTAGTCTGTTGAACAAACCAGCAATCAGCACAAAAACACTAGAAACTCAAGTACAAAGAACTATACAGAAAACATGAGAAACAAATGGTATCTTCGGCTCATATTCAGCTAACAACTAGCAGATTGAGCCACCTAGCATGAGCTTATCACATTCCGGGGAAATTCAATCTGATCCTTTTGCATACCATCTGCATAGATCTGCAGCACCAATCTTATAATAAAGACAAACCATGAAAAGATACAATCTCTCAGGGTATCATATTACAATGTCTTCATTATCTCCAACAGCAGAAAAGAATAAACAGCTGAAGAACGACCGCGAATCCAGGTACCAACTTTGGATCTACAGTAGCGCAATGAGCACATCATTTTTTACCAAGATCACCACCGTTTCCCAAGTTTGAAGCAGGCAACAGAGAGAGACCCAGATTAGTAACGACAAATCAGAACCCAGAACCACATACCGACACTATAAAAAACTTTTCCTCTCCGCAGAAAGAAACAAACACCATCCAAGCAACGCCTCAAAGGAACAACTTTTAGCTTAAAATGcacagaaaaatcagaaaaaaaaaaaaaacacacccgaaatgggaaaaacaaaaaaacaaagcacTTGGGAAAGCGAAACCAGGAAGGGGAAGGACGCATTACCTTGACAAAAGAATCGGTGAGCCAAGAAACGAGTGTAGTATCGGAAACAGAGccaagatgggatttttcttttcccttctgcTGTGTCCTTTTTCTGGGAGGGGTTAGATGTGTTCTTGGTGGTTATGAATAATTATGCTGCACAAAGCTACAGCTTAGCTACGTCGAATGCCTCCAGAGGGGTTGAATGCCTTAAACTACAACAGCTGACTGTCCCGTCCTCGTCGTCGCTAGTGGTCACTCCCTGGTTTATATAAGGAGAGGACAGGGAAGACGATTTCAAAATTCCATTTTGAAATTCATTCACTCCGAGagtttcttcttcgtctttcttCCTCACCCACGTGGAGTGGACAGTGGGGCGAAGTGTTCAGCAGCAGCTCAGCGTAATTCAGAAGGCCCGTGCCTGGAAAGAGTTCGACCAAATATGTCTTTcctgtgtgttttttttttttttctaattaaagaAAGCtttaaggaaaataaaagtTACTTTTGTATTTTATTAAGGACCGTTTTAGCTTAAACACTCCGTTTTTAATTAACAGACGGACACACACcttacttctctctcttcaatttattattaCTTTCTTTATGGGGTTGATCTACAAAGTtgcctttatttctattctATCCCTCATTAATTTCATGACACAAATGCTCCATTACATACACCCATCATGATATCAATTTACCATATCTTATTATCATTTTGCCTAGAAGTtattgtcaattttaatttatggaCTCGTGATTATATtcacaagaaaatttttatatatGATAGCTTACAAACACAAAATTATTTGCCATTTTGTCTGAATAGTATGAGTGGAATCATATTTCaaagtcaaaaattaaaatttgatttaattatttagcagctcttgataaaaaaaaatggaaaagaaaaattgatcaaaatatgaaaaaggtcATCTGTAAAAAGCATGATCAAATATCGAACATATTTATATTAGATCATATCTAAacattaacaaaggataaaaacataaagaaaCAAACATGAAACTTCTTGATCTTCAACCCTGTTACGAAGAAAATATCGATTGTAAATTCACTCTCATAGTAAGTGgataaaaaacattaaaatatgcATAACATtttctcctaaaaaaattttgaatcgagtttgaaagtgaagaatgtataaataaattttcaaccccatcttgcaattcgtattaaaatatgaaaatcatAAATCAGCGATgtttaactttagaaacctaaaaattcattCTGAAAAATACCGACAAGGTCAAAATCTGCTAGAtaattagattgaattttaattttcaactttgaaatgaagttttcatcaaactatttcatgaaaataggCATTTAAATGTGTGTTCATAAGCCTTTATAACAAGAAATTTCTAACCTTTCATATAACTTTtgtaattagaaaaatggtatcataaattaaaaattacgaCCTTCTTTAGGCAAAATGATAATATGGTTAATGataaaatgatattttattgggtgtaatttgacattcatattgaaaaattcatcatttaagAGGCAAAATACAAATAATGATAGTTTTGTGGATTAACCtgataaagaaagaaacaataaattggagagagagagagagagagagagagagagagagagaggtattcGGGTAAGTTAACTGAAAAAAAAGAGTGGCTTAGTCAAAATGGGGGTGGAAATGGCGGCACCCTTTATTaatctctttccttcttccattTGGGAAAGGAAGGCTATCAAACGCTCTTTTAAGGTTGTATTTGGCCATCCAAATTTTTTATCAGGATAAGACTGAATATAATAAGATAAGAAACTCGAAGTCGGATAAGCAGAGGCAAGGTGCGGTTGAGATCTACTCTgttttgttaaaatattataatgctttagaaattattcaataatGAGTTTTGATAATTGAGTTATTATTGAGCAGAGAATTGTGCCATCTGAAGTCGGGCACAACATTGATGGAGCAGATCCCCTAGAATAAGGAGTCTTGGTTTGGAGTTGAATCATTTGAGGATGACCCAGTGGCCTTACTTGTTGTCTTGTTGAATGAGTAAACAAATGctgaacaatctaattatttgGCCTCTTTtcacaaattgaaaatgcaCTCGTGTAAGTCGTCTAAGAGAGCCCTTTCGAATGTTGAGACCCATTTAaaagtcgatgatcaacctCGAGTTTTTCATAGCATGTTGAGACTCCTTTCGATCGTTGGAAATGCTCACGCGGTTAAAGAACAAGGGGCGTAATCTCATATTACgtcaaacaatcgattaaagaacaGATCGTGGATATACCCAAATTTGTGGTCGGAGACCCCAGCCTAGCATCGCCGGAGAGGCGGCCACATTTGACGgtcgccgccgtcggagaggcGGCCCGACGTAAAGGAAAGACGGTGGTTGTGGAAAAAACCTGGTTCTCCTCGTATCCgctctcttgagaaatcctaGCTTTATCCATCTCACTCCCTTCCTTGAGATTTTTGTTTATCCTGGATATATCTCCTTTATCCTATTCTGGACAACTGCCAAACACATGATAGGATAGAACATATCATATTCTTGCTTATAAACACGGCCTAAGTATATTTAATCTCGAACACTCCACTTTCTCCAAAGTAATAGTTACGCAAAACACGGGAATAGCTAGTGCACTGACGAtcgttaatttttttgattgaaATGTTCAACCCATATTCTCAAAATGATTTGTTTCCAATTTGTAGATACTCTCAGAAGCAATAACGCGTTCCATAGTAAACGAGAGAATCTATAGCGGGGTCAAGCCGCTGTGGATCGATAGCACCTAAATTTCCTCCCTCGAACGATTCATTGGCTCTCTCTTGTGACGAAACGGCGGGTCGTCGAATCCGCGAACTTTTACCAGTTCCACTCCCTTGACGAAAGAAGCAACTGAGAAAATGTTTCGTCTCTCTGGGGAGTCGCTTCCAATCTTATGTCAATGTCATTACTGATCTCTCCAAATTCCAAAGAAGACGAGATTGACTCGTTCATGACCCCCAAAGCATAGAACACACAGTTGAAATCTCTctctataaataagaaaagtgGAACCAAAATAGGGGTTCTTGTGTTGAATTCTACTTCTAGGCTGCCTTGGAAATCTGTGAATGGTCGGTCAGCTATTTGACGACTGGGTTTGCTGGAAAAGCTTTTAGAAATTCCCCCGGGGGAAGCTTCGGTGCGATCCTCGAGAGGACGAGACGGCGACCCACGAGTTTTGACTTGTGATTGATGAGTACGAAAGGTAGCAAAAAGGCCCTCGTAAATTCTACACCTCGGAGCACGCTCTCAAGTTCTTCCGAGGACTTTTCATGACAAATTTGTTCGATTAAGATCCTCTGATTATTCCCTTTTCCAATGATCGGTGTATTGGCGATCGTTTGAAAAGGTTCGGTCTAAGACACGTGCCCGAGATAACCCGATTCTATCAAAATTTTCTAGCAATTTTCGAGAAATCATACTCTGAATCAATCGGACATTAATCCAAAGAGCATTCTTATGTATACTAAATATTACGGCAGACCGTGTGAGGGATCCATTAAATAAAGTGGGTCATATTCGACCGTTAATAACGATCCATTACGTCATTTCATATAGTATATGGACTTTCAAATCTAGTTTGAATATGCCCGGCATTTCTCgaatccaaatttttctctaTCTACTGACCTAGTTCTCTAGCTAAAAGCCGATACAACAATCGCCGCGAAGTCTGCTCGCCTCGTGTGACCACATCGGTTGTAGAATGCGCACGACTTTCACATAGGTGTGTGCTTGCGATGTGTTCCGATGGGACTTTTAAGCAACTAGGTAAGAAAAACGACCGTCGTTTTTAATGCAAATTTTCTCACGACATGCCGTAAAAAATCAAGTCTTCCATTTTTCGGTTTGCTTAACCAGTGCTCCCTACACTTATTAACATGGCTTATATTAGAACATGAGAACCACAAGTGCAATTCGCTTATGCATAATTGATCATTCTCTCGTTTCTTCGCACACTTAAGGCGACTGGTTGTAAATGGGAGCAGACGAGATCTACCACGTCGATGGATCATCGAGAAAAGAACCCTTTGAAAATTAGTCATTGTCTGTAAGAGATAATTAGGCATTTCtctagaataatttttttatgtataaaTATTTGATAATTCTTTTGGATTTTCGCGTACATCTCCCGACAATTATGCATATATTAATCTATATAAATAACTAACGTGCTCTTCGTTgcttatagacatatatataatGTTatccaattattatttttttgcactATTATCGACTCGGTCTTTTGTTTAATTCCCTCAagttaaatttccttttttccttcacGACATGGAAAATATTCCGGCAATAGAACACGAATAAACTAATTGAACGTGTTTCACTTTCGGCCCTTGACCAGGATTTGGTCTAAAACACGAGGAATTCCCAAGACTAAAAATATATGAAACCCGCGTCGAGAATGCTAAAGTAAGAACGCTTTTGCTTCCCCTGTCCTGGTCCAGCGTGGAAAAAGCTGCCGAAAAGTACAATGGAAAAACATGCAAAAaccaattttaaaataaaaaaaataaatgtaatTTAGTCATCTCAACGGTAGACGATTTTTGTGGAGTGCGTCAAATCAATTTGGCTACGTACCAAATAAAATATTACGTGTCGGTGTTAATTTTGTCAAACAAGGCTTTTTTGCTTTACAGCTCAGGTCCTTCTTCGTTCCGGCGAAGATGACGTGTATATTTGTGTTTTTGACTTTACGCAACGCCATAGTCAAcggaagtgttttttttttctttgttggggtTTTTTTGTTTGTGGGGGGTCGGTGGGTGGGTCGCAAGTCAACGGAAGTGTTCGAAACTAGGCTTTTCGCATGCATTGGAGCCTTTCAGGTTCCTCAATAGATTGTTGGATAGACCTAACAGAGAGATTAGCGTGAAAGTTCACAAGAATTCTCGTGGGTGCTAATCTAACTATTAGGTGTAACAGTTTGATGATTCGGGAGGGGTGTAATCTCGATTATACTGCTCGATATGTAGTGGACTTTGTGTCGCTATATCGGTAGGAGTCGGTTACATAGATCCAATCATATGAGTTTGTCGGGTACTCGATTTTCTTGTTTTCAGCTATCGTCTTATTGATTAGGTTTCGtgactattattttttttttctttttcccattgaAGCCTGATGAATGTCTCAAGAAAgagatttcataatttattgattAAAGATTTCCATCATATACGATAGGCGGGAAATTGGAAAATGGTTGGATAAGGCAAACACTGTAATGTAATGATGAAACTCATAATACCTTCTCTTGTTAACCTTCTCTAAAATGTAAGAGGATTGGGTTCATGTACGTATGTCTTGCACTGTTTCGGGACAAATTAACACCGATTTCGACACTACACACAGGCAAAAACAATATGGCATAAACTCTATAAACGCGAATTTTTGCTAGCTAATCATCAAGATAGACAAAATCTTTGTAATTCAATCTTAACTTTGCTTTTCATTATGGGGTCGCAAATagctcccttttgtctttttctataAGTAtaataaaagtcctaaaacttgtcacgaaaataaaatttcatcataaaaattaccaaaagtgcaatcaatggTAAAATTTGTCAGATTGATGCAACGAGTTTTTCTATTAACTCTTTTATCTAGACTAAAAGAAAATGCTGACgtgatttttctaatattttttctatcatacgtgataaaaatttattatattttcttcccaatacccaaaaaaactccaactttagcatttgtgacaattctatccaaaactatttttttttatctcataaaaaacctctaacttttacatttgttcCAATTATACCCCTAATGTTtgcttttgtcctaattctacatgtctagtacaaaaaaaaaaacctcaactttagcatatgtctcaattatatccaaaactctttttttgtctcataaaaaaccttcaactgttacttttgttcaaattctaCCATCGATAGCCTTCTGTCCATAATTACCATTAGCTAATCTTATGTGCCATTTTCACGCTGTTAATAAATTACACCTCGATaaagttgacatgaaaaaactTCTGAACTTCTCTTACGTAATTTGCTTCATCTACATATTGTTGGAAAATATAGAGTCGCTCAAGACGGCACGTTTCGCATTTTTTTCGGCACTCAGTAGTCCAAAAAaggctagacatggagatatttggactaaCGATTTAAAACATCGTCGTCCCCGAAACCTcttgtttctaaatttcgaagatttatTGATAAATTCGACGAGAAAACTCGAGctacgtaggattaactaacggtgattatggatggaagacTGACGGTAGTAgatttgggataaaagtaaaaattgaggattttttataagacaaaaaaaatgttagatatAATTGTGACATATgttaaagttgagagttttttttagtattagaccggtagaattgggacaaaagtaaaaatttgaggctttttatgagacaaaattttttttggatataattgtcacgaatgttaaagtttgagtttttttttttaaagatattaagccttatattttcttataagtttaagattttattgtgccACCGACAACAGGCGCCATCGTTAGTCGGTAGGGCCAAAGCCTCGTCCCCGCGGGACCCACACAAaggaccaaaaacaaaagagaaagaaattggaaaatccAAAGAGAAAATCCGAATCCTACGGCTGACATTAATTGCGCACACAACGTACCGTGAACAGAAGGAGAGAACATCATCCGACAACACCTCGTCACGACCAACTGTCAGTCAATCTCAGATCTGGCGTAGGTGTACTCTTTGCACCGTACCGTACGAATACCTCCACGTGGCAACGCGAGACCTAATCTACGTAGGCTCGGCCTTTTTATATTGGCGATGCGAAAGAGCAGATCAGACAACCGTATCCACTTCGACAggacgacctttttttttttccttttcttttgcactaCTTAAGTAAGcccaattaatatttttaatttttctagaccaaaaaacaaatatatatatatatatatatatatatatattcttaatttttcCGGAATTCGTCTTGCTCGATGCTTCCACGAACTTGCTTTTGCACCGCCTTCACCTATTGtattcaagtttttatttttatttttaaaattccgAATAAAGGcaggaaatatttttattttttcaaataaaaacctgaaatgaatattatttcaaataaattcgTAAAatcccctaattttttttaaagaggtGTATAaccaaagatattttcatccttctacattttctgatttttttccatttctctttttttccctttttttctcttcctcctcaccGATGGTCGTGGGTCGGGCGGCCTCGCCCGCAACCGCGAGGACTCACCCCGCCCTGCCCGGGCGAGGCCTATCCTCGTCTACGCCTACGAGGGCTCACCTTGCTCTACCCGGACGATAGCGGCCCTCGTCGGATCAGGACTTAAACtctttacacacacacacaaaaaaaaaagcattactTTACTAGCATCAGTCGATTTCACCCTAGAAATTAAATGTAAAATCCATGCTATCTATGATTTCCATAACGAAGTTGAAACGAGGCTTTCAGTTGGGTTTTAGTCCCCGAGCTTATGGGCTGTCTCGCATTGCTTTAGTTTACGCCTTTGTTGATGAGTGCTTGGAAGGTAATAATAGCAATCAACGATAATCGACAAGCAGTGTTAAGATGTCCAACCTAGTAATTGAAATTATTATTCAAGAGCCCTTTCTTTTATGAGTGCCCACAGCCCTGACGATAATCAACAAATGCTTTTAAAAGCGC is a window from the Rhodamnia argentea isolate NSW1041297 chromosome 8, ASM2092103v1, whole genome shotgun sequence genome containing:
- the LOC115736812 gene encoding IQ domain-containing protein IQM2-like, with product MGISCSCPFSDYSDLENQFESVIVKSISFGKDHVKTPVRSISFNGRDCEPTIVKSLGSGQTIVEGSISFKRRESRTVISIEAPLSNEQKDVAFAMENAKEMVRESQKLNSSMWASQELSPDDPSSPKHEAAVKLQKVYKSFRTRRKLADCAVLVEQSWWKLLDFAELKRSSISFFDLEKNETAISRWSRARTKAAKVGKGLLKNNRGQKLALQHWLEAIDPRHRYGHNLHLYYVNWLDCQSREPFFYWLDIGEGKEVNLVDKCPRSKLQQQCIKYLGPNERKAYEVMVEDGKFLYRQTKDLLHTIGETTDAKWIFVLSTSKTLYVGKKKKGEFQHSSFLAGGATSAAGRLVVENGSLKAVWPHSGHYRPTQENFNEFISFLKETDVDITDVKMSPVDDEESFTSRQTSSVHIRNHSSGQDIIQSVQVSTTDKIDVQDLTQDLMEEETVATAKSRQFGNFWKKPTDDEISEDGKLSGRLGNGNLPCGSCRDTFLQRSKVEGQEVKEEVHASAPGCVIPEPMLRAEEAEGLAVSVQVERVVQRPSRNKPKSLQLGKQLSCKWTTGAGPRIGCVRNYPPELQFRVLEEVNLSPRSMDPSRSLFSPRTASGLSSVTSQATPTMEQL